A single genomic interval of Prunus dulcis chromosome 5, ALMONDv2, whole genome shotgun sequence harbors:
- the LOC117628399 gene encoding cytochrome P450 71A24-like, producing MLNPLQVFQELTESSSFLQPLAFTLLAIFLVLLYTWYSSTKTTTQKSSPPPSPPKLPIIGNLHQLSSYPHRSIQALSQRHGPLMLLHFGSVPVLVVSSAEAARETLKTHDLAFSGRPKSTIFEKLLYNYKDVSTAPYGDYWRQVRSICVSNLLSNTRVRSFRSVREEETKSMIRNINDSSSSSTSSSVLNLSEMFVRLTNDVVCRVALGRKYSDGEGGESGRMFQKLLWEFTDLLGTVNIGDYIPWLSWLSHINGLGAKLDKVAKQLDDVIDTAVQEHMNRSSKSGDDDQKDFLDVLLSIQKENVAGIPIDRVSIKGIILDMFAAGTDTTYTALEWAMTELLRHPRVMNKLQNEVRGIVGNKRDMITEDDLVEMHYLKAVTKETLRLHPPLPLLFPRMSTRDVEVNGYNIKANTHVFINAWQIGRDPKLYDNPEEYKPERFLNSGIDYKGNDFQLIPFGAGRRVCPGLQFAMAVNEIALANIVHKFDWALPGEATGEDLDMTESIGLTPHRKYPLKAVAFPHSS from the exons ATGCTAAATCCCTTGCAAGTGTTCCAAGAGCTAACTGAAAGCTCATCCTTTTTGCAACCTTTGGCATTCACACTGCTGGCCATTTTCCTCGTCCTCCTATACACATGGTACTCTTCGACTAAAACCACCACCCAAAAgtcatcaccaccaccttctcCACCAAAGCTCCCTATCATTGGGAACCTTCACCAGCTAAGCTCGTACCCTCATCGCTCAATTCAAGCCTTGTCCCAACGCCATGGCCCTCTCATGCTTCTCCACTTTGGAAGTGTCCCGGTGCTTGTTGTCTCTTCAGCTGAGGCAGCCCGGGAGACCTTGAAAACTCATGACCTCGCATTTTCTGGTCGACCCAAGTCCACCATCTTTGAGAAGCTTCTCTACAACTACAAAGATGTCTCAACCGCGCCATATGGTGATTATTGGAGGCAGGTGAGAAGTATATGTGTGTCAAATCTTTTGAGCAACACAAGGGTTCGGTCTTTTCGTTCTGTGAGAGAAGAGGAAACCAAATCCATGATCAGAAACATAAAtgattcatcatcatcatcaacctCATCATCTGTTTTGAATTTAAGCGAAATGTTTGTGAGGCTTACTAATGATGTGGTGTGTAGAGTGGCTTTAGGGAGGAAGTACAGTGATGGGGAAGGCGGGGAAAGTGGGAGGATGTTTCAGAAGCTTTTATGGGAGTTCACTGACTTACTGGGAACTGTTAATATTGGGGACTATATCCCATGGCTTTCTTGGTTGAGCCATATCAATGGTTTGGGAGCCAAGTTAGACAAGGTGGCTAAGCAGTTGGATGACGTTATAGATACAGCGGTTCAAGAACATATGAACCGTAGTTCAAAGAGTGGAGATGATGACCAAAAGGATTTCTTGGACGTTTTGCTTTCAATTCAGAAAGAAAACGTGGCAGGCATTCCTATTGATAGAGTTAGTATAAAGGGTATCATCTTG GACATGTTCGCTGCTGGCACTGATACCACATATACTGCCTTAGAGTGGGCAATGACCGAGCTTTTAAGGCATCCAAGGGTCATGAACAAATTGCAGAATGAGGTCAGGGGAATAGTCGGAAACAAAAGAGACATGATTACAGAGGATGATTTGGTTGAAATGCACTACTTGAAGGCAGTGACGAAGGAAACTCTTCGCTTACATCCACCACTTCCACTACTATTTCCCAGGATGTCAACCCGAGATGTGGAAGTAAATGGCTACAACATTAAAGCCAACACACATGTTTTCATCAACGCATGGCAAATTGGAAGAGATCCCAAGCTGTATGACAACCCAGAGGAGTATAAGCCAGAAAGGTTCTTGAATAGTGGTATAGATTACAAAGGGAATGACTTTCAATTGATTCCATTTGGAGCTGGTAGGAGGGTCTGCCCAGGACTTCAGTTTGCCATGGCTGTTAATGAAATTGCCTTAGCAAACATCGTGCACAAGTTTGATTGGGCATTGCCCGGTGAAGCAACTGGGGAGGATTTAGACATGACAGAATCCATTGGCTTAACCCCACATAGAAAATATCCTCTCAAAGCTGTTGCTTTTCCACACTCAAGTTGA